One genomic window of Mucilaginibacter sp. SJ includes the following:
- a CDS encoding GbsR/MarR family transcriptional regulator: MELAEAKLKFIEAWGKLGSEWGINRTMAQVHALLMVSPEALTTEEVMAELSISRGNANMTLRDLIDWGLVEKQHKTGERKEFFYAEKDVWTIARRVAEERKKRELTPIIKILDQLAGVDGDAKDPAYKTFKTTVTDINKLANNVNKTLDTMLKAEENWFFGSILKVFK; the protein is encoded by the coding sequence ATGGAATTGGCAGAGGCAAAGTTAAAGTTCATTGAGGCCTGGGGTAAGCTGGGGTCGGAGTGGGGGATTAACCGTACCATGGCCCAGGTACACGCTTTGCTGATGGTCTCGCCGGAGGCTTTAACTACTGAAGAGGTGATGGCCGAGTTAAGCATATCACGCGGTAATGCCAATATGACCCTGCGCGATCTGATTGACTGGGGCCTGGTTGAAAAGCAGCATAAAACCGGTGAGCGTAAGGAGTTTTTTTACGCAGAAAAAGATGTGTGGACTATTGCCCGCCGTGTTGCCGAAGAACGTAAAAAGCGCGAGCTTACCCCTATCATTAAAATACTTGATCAACTGGCAGGGGTGGATGGCGATGCAAAAGATCCGGCTTATAAAACATTTAAAACCACGGTTACTGATATAAATAAACTGGCTAACAATGTGAACAAAACACTTGATACCATGCTCAAGGCCGAAGAAAACTGGTTTTTTGGTTCGATATTGAAAGTATTTAAATAA
- a CDS encoding O-methyltransferase, producing MDTSLFESVDRYISNLFEDEDAVLKGTLKSMEDAGIPGINVSANQGKFLQVLARLCGAKKILEIGTLGGYSTIWLARALPADGLLITLELEQAYADVARRNIIKAGLGPVVEIKVGRAMESLAALDADDDGPFDMIFIDADKPPYTEYFEWALKLSRPGTLIVADNVIREGKVLDDNCDDERVSGVQRFNKALAANPQVTATIIQTVGTKEHDGMAIAVVK from the coding sequence ATGGATACTTCACTTTTTGAATCGGTTGATCGGTATATAAGTAATTTGTTTGAGGATGAAGACGCGGTGCTGAAAGGTACTTTGAAATCTATGGAAGATGCCGGTATTCCGGGCATCAATGTGTCGGCTAACCAGGGTAAATTTTTACAGGTACTGGCCCGTTTATGCGGTGCAAAAAAGATTTTGGAAATAGGTACGCTTGGCGGTTACAGTACCATTTGGCTGGCCCGCGCGCTGCCTGCCGATGGTTTGCTCATTACGCTTGAACTGGAGCAGGCTTATGCTGATGTTGCCCGCCGGAATATCATCAAAGCCGGTTTGGGCCCTGTGGTTGAAATTAAGGTAGGCAGAGCCATGGAGAGCCTCGCAGCCCTTGATGCCGATGATGATGGCCCGTTTGATATGATCTTTATTGATGCCGATAAACCGCCTTATACCGAATACTTTGAATGGGCGCTTAAGCTTTCCAGGCCAGGTACCCTTATTGTTGCGGACAACGTGATCCGCGAAGGCAAAGTACTTGATGATAACTGTGATGATGAGCGCGTTAGCGGGGTGCAGCGTTTTAATAAAGCGCTTGCTGCTAACCCGCAGGTAACCGCCACCATTATCCAAACGGTAGGTACCAAGGAACATGACGGCATGGCTATAGCTGTTGTGAAGTAA
- a CDS encoding endonuclease/exonuclease/phosphatase family protein, whose translation MENVKIVTINTWKCDGEYRLRMGILAKQLKQLKPHVIACQECFYSEEANADTLKFLAAELNMHYCFLPGRSKKRLFEGRMVKSTSGLGILSVYPVTETGSFDLPVVAEDNDRKAFRTNVNLPSGKTVTVTTTHLTHLGQHKSLKKAQAEALAGFVIEETPKPYHIICGDFNATPDSEAVMAFRELSKAADCYTEGNGTEPRYSLTDAYYKANKQVCVDQIFTLPLPGTDNYPRFIDSAVVLNVPDEETGLYPSDHFGITTTLLIP comes from the coding sequence GTGGAAAATGTTAAAATTGTCACCATAAATACATGGAAATGTGATGGTGAGTACCGGCTGCGCATGGGCATACTTGCCAAACAACTTAAACAACTAAAACCCCATGTTATAGCTTGCCAGGAATGTTTTTACAGCGAAGAGGCAAATGCCGATACCTTGAAGTTTTTGGCTGCCGAATTAAATATGCATTACTGTTTTTTACCCGGCCGATCAAAAAAACGCCTGTTTGAAGGCAGGATGGTTAAAAGTACATCGGGCCTGGGCATATTATCAGTTTACCCGGTTACCGAAACCGGGAGTTTTGATTTACCCGTAGTAGCTGAAGATAACGACCGTAAAGCGTTCCGGACAAACGTAAACCTGCCATCGGGAAAAACAGTTACTGTTACTACTACCCATCTTACACACCTGGGACAGCATAAAAGCCTAAAAAAAGCCCAGGCCGAAGCCCTTGCGGGTTTTGTTATTGAGGAAACCCCAAAGCCATACCACATTATTTGCGGCGACTTTAATGCCACACCAGATTCGGAAGCGGTGATGGCTTTCCGTGAATTATCTAAAGCTGCTGATTGTTATACCGAAGGCAACGGTACAGAGCCGAGATACAGCCTTACGGATGCCTATTACAAAGCCAACAAACAGGTATGTGTTGATCAGATCTTTACTTTGCCCTTACCTGGTACGGATAATTATCCGCGGTTTATTGATTCGGCAGTGGTATTA
- a CDS encoding response regulator — translation MRRILAVDDDKDILEIIKYILEDSGYEVDTLTEGRNLFDRIKQHEPDLILLDIMLGNLDGRELCKTLKNQQETKNIPVILISASHNPGTLSQGSPDDFIAKPFDIDVLLNSINRQLRSAA, via the coding sequence ATGCGACGGATTTTAGCGGTGGACGACGACAAAGATATTTTAGAAATCATAAAATATATACTGGAAGATTCAGGCTATGAGGTTGATACCTTAACTGAAGGCAGAAATTTGTTTGACCGGATAAAGCAACATGAACCCGATTTAATTTTGCTTGACATTATGCTTGGCAATTTAGATGGCCGTGAACTTTGCAAGACCCTTAAAAACCAACAGGAAACTAAAAACATACCTGTTATATTAATTTCGGCAAGCCATAATCCGGGTACGCTCAGCCAGGGTTCGCCTGATGATTTTATAGCCAAGCCCTTTGATATTGATGTTTTGCTGAACAGTATAAACAGGCAGTTAAGAAGTGCCGCCTAA
- a CDS encoding response regulator, which yields MVKRILVLDDNQDILDIVHETLTYEQFEVKSTSISTDVLPLIESFEPDLVILDYRVAGTNGGEICRNIKVHPKFGNTPVIIFSAYVNNENELISYGCDAIINKPFDLTELVEKVNNLL from the coding sequence ATGGTAAAGCGTATTTTAGTATTGGATGACAATCAAGACATACTTGATATTGTTCATGAAACCCTTACTTATGAACAATTTGAAGTTAAAAGCACATCAATAAGCACCGATGTGCTTCCGCTGATTGAGAGCTTTGAACCGGATCTTGTTATACTCGATTACCGGGTAGCGGGTACCAATGGCGGCGAAATTTGCCGAAACATAAAAGTACATCCTAAATTTGGCAATACCCCTGTTATTATATTCTCGGCCTATGTGAATAATGAAAATGAGCTCATCAGCTACGGGTGCGACGCGATAATCAACAAACCATTTGATTTGACCGAACTTGTTGAAAAGGTTAATAACCTGCTTTAA